From a single Apium graveolens cultivar Ventura chromosome 2, ASM990537v1, whole genome shotgun sequence genomic region:
- the LOC141695922 gene encoding E3 ubiquitin ligase PQT3-like yields MTVILRRKRFIIEVYYKFKSAKDFDSIPIGCHYTTVSYLKQYIFKKKCSGKRRNTTTKFDKLILTNAQTNEEYLHDETLIHANTSIIVRRVPYCSFLPIVITPPVAAADEEDNVVAASKLKKDVQVTKNNIDKPSVSMYPYEFEWDELWNYLSPPKIVVQVQDVSLSKADEDSRIRALIHTPTLDWQCQNTTHCSSGAGRGFGCGGLGGRIGGRGFGRGGLLEQMTPPASYICHRCKVPGHFIQHCPTNGDPTFDVKRTKPPTGIPHSMLTASPDGSYILPNGDVAVLKPNEDAFEKEIQGIPSTCSVPDLPAELYCPLCSAAMKDAVFTSKCCFKSYCDKCIRDYIISKSMCICGATKVLADDLLPNNTLRDTILRFLESGNCSGANVMGASRPQITEPAQCLLLKSPSSTLSAASKGVVLASKSEGNTKVEDMTEPAEVDNVTQKTLGQVIVGKGAEVSEVAQGCGREPVSQICAQVTDEKMQQQKPASREVGKKRKKYADMQSRPHQEFAADNYLMPTGTTYHSPFWNIMQFKFDGFGRPCGGQMPFMGYDLGPTSTLFGGALHHGPFGEQVCIRPFPPQRDLPEFEMGLNGCGGPPIMSREETEAPKTNKKQKRDLERSGGNVEVSRDRNSCRDMIGREHVPSVTPQCSTHDPELVHTSSKRKVNHDNYNYDEHTHQPRKKLRLHHHESEFVSATRTAIPSNTVDLPLPSQASTFPEGHAAVVKKTKLGSSSPAINGSSPHRSHTMTSNKYHEDHHKAAAAAVSNRYEYYAEHHDYESSDDDRNFKRRPSRYDSSPTTALKERKHSNRRWREEGVMAASIGRLSVY; encoded by the exons ATGACGGTGATTCTTCGTCGGAAAAG ATTCATCATAGAAGTTTATTATAAGTTCAAAAGTGCTAAAGATTTTGATTCTATTCCTATTGGTTGCCATTACACAACTGTTTCTTATCTGAAACAATATATCTTTAAAAAAAAGTGTTCGGGCAAGCGTCGTAATACTACTACTAAGTTTGATAAACTCATTCTCACTAATGCTCAAACTAATGAAGAATATCTTCACGATGAAACGTTAATTCACGCCAACACTTCAATTATTGTACGTCGGGTACCATACTGCTCTTTCCTGCCTATTGTTATTACCCCTCCGGTTGCTGCTGCTGATGAAGAAGATAATGTAGTTGCGGCAAGTAAGCTGAAGAAGGATGTTCAAGTTACTAAAAATAACATTGATAAACCATCTGTTTCGATGTATCCTTATGAATTTGAGTGGGACGAATTATGGAATTATTTGTCACCGCCCAAAATTGTTGTACAAGTTCAAGATGTTTCCCTTAGTAAAGCTGATGAGGACAGCAGGATCAGGGCTTTAATTCATACCCCTACCTTGGACTGGCAGTGTCAAAATACTACTCATTGCAGTTCCGGTGCAGGCAGAGGCTTTGGGTGCGGTGGTTTGGGTGGGAGAATTGGCGGTCGTGGTTTTGGTCGAGGAGGATTGTTGGAGCAGATGACGCCCCCAGCAAGTTATATATGTCATAGGTGCAAAGTGCCTGGCCATTTCATTCAGCATTGTCCCACAAATGGTGACCCAACGTTTGATGTCAAAAGAACCAAGCCTCCAACTGGTATCCCTCATTCTATGTTAACGGCTTCCCCAGATGGCTCGTATATATTACCCAATGGTGATGTTGCTGTTTTGAAGCCAAACGAGGATGCTTTTGAAAAGGAGATTCAAGGGATACCTTCGACCTGTTCTGTACCTGACCTGCCTGCGGAGCTTTACTGCCCTTTGTGCAGTGCGGCTATGAAAGATGCTGTCTTCACTAGTAAGTGCTGTTTTAAGAGTTATTGTGACAAGTGCATAAGAGACTATATTATATCCAAGTCGATGTGTATCTGTGGGGCTACAAAGGTACTCGCTGATGATCTTTTACCTAATAACACACTAAGAGATACCATCTTGCGGTTTTTAGAGTCTGGTAACTGCAGTGGGGCTAATGTCATGGGCGCTTCTCGACCACAAATTACGGAGCCTGCTCAGTGTCTGCTACTTAAGAGTCCATCGTCTACATTGTCTGCAGCTTCGAAAGGGGTTGTACTTGCATCTAAAAGTGAAGGGAATACAAAGGTTGAGGATATGACAGAGCCAGCAGAAGTTGACAACGTTACACAGAAAACCTTGGGTCAAGTGATTGTTGGAAAAGGTGCAGAAGTTTCAGAAGTTGCACAAGGGTGTGGGAGGGAACCTGTGTCACAAATTTGTGCCCAAGTTACTGATGAAAAAATGCAGCAGCAGAAACCAGCTTCTAGGGAAGTAGGAAAGAAaaggaagaaatatgcagacaTGCAGTCGAGACCTCATCAGGAATTTGCGGCTGATAATTATCTGATGCCAACGGGAACCACTTATCACAGTCCTTTCTGGAATATCATGCAATTCAAATTTGATGGGTTTGGCCGACCTTGTGGTGGACAAATGCCCTTTATGGGTTATGATCTTGGGCCAACATCTACTCTGTTTGGGGGTGCCTTACATCACGGTCCTTTCGGAGAACAAGTCTGCATCAGGCCATTCCCACCTCAGAGGGACCTTCCTGAATTTGAAATGGGCTTAAATGGTTGTGGTGGACCCCCAATCATGAGCAGAGAAGAAACTGAAGCTCCAAAAACCAATAAAAAGCAAAAGCGAGATCTTGAGAGAAGTGGAGGAAATGTGGAGGTATCCAGGGATAGAAACTCCTGCAGAGATATGATAGGTAGAGAACATGTTCCCTCTGTGACGCCACAGTGCAGTACCCATGATCCAGAACTTGTACACACATCTTCCAAGAGGAAGGTAAATCACGATAATTATAATTATGATGAACATACTCATCAACCTCGAAAGAAACTACGCCTGCACCACCACGAGTCAGAATTTGTGTCAGCCACCAGAACAGCCATCCCTTCTAACACTGTAGACTTACCACTGCCTTCCCAGGCTTCCACATTCCCAGAAGGGCATGCAGCTGTCGTTAAGAAAACAAAGCTTGGTAGTTCTTCTCCTGCTATTAATGGGTCTAGTCCTCACAGAAGTCATACTATGACATCAAATAAATACCACGAGGATCATCACAAagctgctgctgctgctgtgtCGAATAGATATGAGTACTATGCAGAGCACCATGATTATGAATCAAGTGATGATGATAGAAACTTTAAGAGGAGGCCTTCTAGATATGATTCATCACCTACAACTGCTTTAAAGGAGCGTAAACATTCTAATAGACGGTGGAGGGAGGAAGGGGTCATGGCAGCAAGCATTGGTAGATTGTCTGTGTACTGA